Proteins co-encoded in one Lynx canadensis isolate LIC74 chromosome C1, mLynCan4.pri.v2, whole genome shotgun sequence genomic window:
- the CC1H2orf88 gene encoding small membrane A-kinase anchor protein — translation MGCMKSKQTFPFPTTCESEKQHASEESFMSGDRFLPRMPSPVNVEQEVKKPSGPETVVFEFAHRLSQEILSDALQQWAGNNIKYYDIPYIESEGP, via the coding sequence ATGGGCTGCATGAAATCAAAGCAAACTTTCCCATTTCCTACCACATGTGAGAGTGAGAAGCAGCATGCAAGTGAAGAAAGCTTTATGTCTGGAGACAGATTTCTACCTAGGATGCCTTCTCCAGTTAATGTCGAACAGGAAGTGAAGAAACCATCAGGGCCCGAAACTGTGGTCTTCGAATTTGCACATCGCCTGTCCCAGGAAATCCTGAGTGATGCCTTGCAGCAGTGGGCAGGCAATAACATCAAGTACTATGACATCCCATATATTGAGAGTGAGGGGCCTTGA